In Horticoccus luteus, the following proteins share a genomic window:
- a CDS encoding zinc-binding alcohol dehydrogenase family protein encodes MQSLLLEKPGQLRVVERARAAAPGAEDVRVRVRCSGVCGTDLHAFAGRQPLFTYPRVPGHELAVEVVELGAAVTTLRVGDRGAVEPYLECGECGACRRGRTNCCAALTVLGVHVDGGWTEELVVPARKVHVSSRLTLEQLALVEPLGIGAHAVARGAVEKDEGVVVVGAGPIGLAVTQFAKAAGARVTVLDVSAARRAFVGQWLGVATLDAADLSTADALRERLGGELPTVVFDATGNAAAMQQSFAWPAAAGRLVLVGLVQGELAFDDPAFHRRELSVLASRNSTAADFRGIIAMIEAGRIDTQAWVTHRAALAEVPEVFARWTRPETGVIKAMIAL; translated from the coding sequence ATGCAATCGCTGTTATTGGAAAAACCCGGGCAGCTCCGCGTGGTGGAGCGGGCGCGTGCCGCGGCGCCAGGAGCGGAGGACGTGCGGGTGCGCGTGCGCTGCAGCGGCGTGTGCGGGACGGATCTGCATGCGTTTGCGGGGCGCCAGCCGCTCTTCACGTATCCGCGGGTGCCGGGCCACGAACTGGCGGTGGAGGTGGTGGAGCTGGGCGCGGCCGTGACGACGTTGCGCGTGGGCGACCGCGGGGCGGTGGAACCGTATTTGGAATGCGGAGAATGCGGGGCGTGCCGGCGCGGCCGCACGAATTGTTGTGCAGCGCTGACCGTGCTGGGCGTGCACGTCGACGGCGGCTGGACGGAGGAACTCGTGGTGCCGGCGCGGAAGGTGCACGTTTCGTCGCGGCTGACGCTGGAGCAACTCGCGTTGGTGGAACCGCTCGGCATCGGCGCGCACGCGGTGGCGCGCGGGGCGGTGGAAAAGGATGAAGGCGTGGTCGTGGTCGGCGCCGGGCCCATCGGACTCGCGGTCACGCAGTTTGCCAAAGCCGCGGGTGCGCGGGTGACGGTGCTGGATGTGAGTGCAGCGCGCCGGGCGTTTGTCGGGCAATGGCTCGGGGTGGCGACGCTGGATGCGGCGGACCTGTCGACAGCGGACGCGTTGCGCGAGCGGTTGGGCGGCGAATTGCCGACCGTCGTATTCGATGCAACCGGCAACGCGGCGGCGATGCAGCAGAGCTTTGCGTGGCCGGCGGCGGCGGGGCGGCTGGTGCTGGTCGGGCTGGTGCAGGGCGAGCTCGCGTTCGACGATCCGGCGTTTCACCGGCGCGAGTTGAGTGTGCTCGCCAGTCGCAACAGCACGGCCGCGGACTTTCGCGGTATCATTGCGATGATCGAGGCGGGGAGGATCGACACGCAGGCATGGGTGACGCATCGCGCCGCGCTGGCGGAAGTGCCGGAGGTGTTTGCGCGTTGGACGCGGCCGGAGACCGGGGTGATCAAGGCGATGATCGCGTTGTGA
- a CDS encoding glycine--tRNA ligase, translating into MSETSASTDVSMETLVALCKRRGFIFQSSEIYGGFNGFFDYGPLGVELKKNIRDCWWNDMVRRRDDVVGIETSIIMHPKVWEASGHVAGFTDPLVDCKTSKQRYRADQLFFAAVIVDGATVGYVSALESENTAGELQAAAETLKRKKAIQGQLAAVVAKDMTEAAPDEIALIPSPATGEPGSLTAPRSFNMMFQTNVGAMTDASSVAYLRPETAQGMFVDFKNVVDTGRVKLPFGIAQIGKSFRNEITPRNFIFRSREFEQMEMEYFIHEDADWATCHQEWIAWCRDWLLSIGLPDSHLSLYTHPKEKLSFYSRGTVDIMFKYPFGVQELWGIAARGNYDLTQHANASGKPQEIFDEATKKKFVPHVIEPAVGTDRIFLAVLCAAYAEEDVKDDKGNVEKRTVLRLSPRIAPVKVAVLPLLKNKEALVGRAKELYTKLKRRYAAFYDEGGAIGRRYRRQDEIGTPWCVTIDFDTIEKDGSFTLRERDSMTQKRIQEADLFALLEEQVY; encoded by the coding sequence ATGTCCGAAACTTCCGCCTCCACCGACGTCTCCATGGAAACCCTCGTCGCGCTCTGCAAACGCCGCGGTTTCATCTTTCAGTCGTCCGAAATCTACGGCGGATTCAACGGCTTCTTCGACTACGGCCCGCTCGGCGTCGAGTTGAAGAAGAACATCCGCGACTGCTGGTGGAACGACATGGTCCGCCGCCGCGACGACGTCGTCGGCATCGAGACCTCCATCATCATGCATCCGAAGGTCTGGGAAGCCTCCGGCCACGTCGCCGGCTTCACCGACCCGCTCGTCGACTGCAAGACGAGCAAGCAACGCTACCGCGCCGACCAACTCTTTTTCGCCGCCGTCATCGTCGATGGCGCCACCGTCGGCTACGTTTCCGCGCTCGAATCCGAAAACACCGCCGGCGAACTCCAGGCCGCCGCGGAAACCCTCAAGCGCAAGAAAGCCATCCAGGGCCAGCTCGCCGCCGTCGTCGCGAAAGACATGACCGAGGCCGCGCCCGACGAGATCGCCCTCATCCCCTCGCCCGCCACCGGCGAGCCCGGCAGCCTCACCGCGCCGCGCTCCTTCAACATGATGTTTCAGACGAACGTCGGCGCCATGACCGACGCCTCGTCCGTCGCCTACCTGCGCCCCGAAACCGCTCAGGGCATGTTCGTCGACTTCAAGAACGTCGTCGACACCGGCCGCGTGAAACTCCCCTTCGGCATCGCCCAAATCGGCAAGTCCTTCCGCAACGAAATCACCCCGCGCAACTTCATCTTCCGCTCCCGCGAGTTCGAGCAGATGGAGATGGAATACTTCATCCACGAAGACGCCGATTGGGCCACCTGCCACCAGGAATGGATCGCGTGGTGCCGCGACTGGCTCCTCTCCATCGGCCTCCCCGATTCGCACCTCTCGCTCTACACCCACCCGAAGGAGAAACTCTCGTTCTACTCCCGCGGCACGGTGGACATCATGTTCAAATACCCGTTCGGCGTGCAGGAGCTCTGGGGCATCGCCGCCCGCGGCAACTACGATCTCACCCAACACGCCAACGCCTCCGGCAAGCCGCAGGAAATTTTCGACGAAGCCACGAAAAAGAAATTCGTGCCGCACGTCATCGAGCCCGCCGTCGGCACCGACCGCATCTTCCTCGCCGTCCTCTGCGCCGCCTACGCGGAAGAGGACGTGAAGGATGACAAGGGCAACGTCGAGAAACGCACCGTCCTGCGCCTCAGCCCGCGCATCGCCCCGGTCAAAGTCGCCGTCCTCCCGCTCCTCAAAAACAAGGAAGCGCTCGTCGGCCGCGCGAAGGAACTCTACACCAAACTCAAGCGCCGCTACGCCGCGTTCTACGACGAAGGCGGCGCCATCGGCCGCCGTTATCGTCGCCAGGACGAAATCGGCACGCCGTGGTGCGTGACCATCGACTTCGATACGATTGAAAAAGACGGCAGCTTCACCCTGCGCGAACGCGATTCGATGACGCAAAAGCGCATCCAGGAAGCCGACCTCTTCGCCTTGCTCGAGGAGCAGGTTTACTAA
- a CDS encoding energy transducer TonB codes for MHPRTWMVTGVTAAVLFLGGCAAEPTRPVATRVTAANAPAGEFPHADMPPVVVKAVAPYYPLAQKNFGLSGEVIVAFVVEADGSLSDVHAVHPPGAKLTATDTMFAEAAVECVKKWKFRPAQAGGHPVRAKLRVPIQFKIDWKEGPAQQLRRDP; via the coding sequence ATGCACCCGCGCACATGGATGGTTACCGGAGTCACTGCGGCGGTGTTGTTTTTAGGCGGATGCGCCGCGGAGCCGACGCGGCCGGTGGCGACGCGTGTCACTGCAGCGAACGCGCCGGCGGGCGAATTTCCGCACGCGGACATGCCGCCGGTGGTGGTCAAGGCGGTCGCGCCTTACTATCCGCTGGCGCAGAAAAACTTTGGGTTAAGCGGCGAAGTGATCGTGGCGTTCGTCGTTGAAGCCGACGGCAGCCTCAGCGATGTGCATGCGGTCCATCCGCCCGGCGCGAAACTCACGGCGACCGATACGATGTTCGCGGAGGCCGCGGTGGAATGCGTCAAAAAATGGAAATTCCGACCCGCGCAAGCCGGCGGACATCCGGTGCGGGCGAAGTTGCGGGTGCCCATCCAATTCAAAATCGATTGGAAGGAAGGGCCGGCCCAACAACTGCGACGGGACCCGTAA
- a CDS encoding Do family serine endopeptidase — translation MKTRNSLNRILLVASLAIAGGAGLAYCAGDKPAERAPLKLQVDAKSIDRSDARASYAPIVKRASPSVVSVFSSKKVRANQNLAPFLNDPMFRRFFGVPDDRGGRGGPGPRDSIENSLGSGVILSKDGYIVTNNHVIDGADEVKIAIGDPRQEYKATVVGRDPKTDVAVLKVDAKDLSPATLGDSDQLQVGDVVLAIGNPFGLTSTVTTGIVSALGRGGLGIETYEDFIQTDAAINPGNSGGALLDSQGRVIGLNTAILSRTGGSNGVGFAIPINLVRSVVEQLVSTGRVDRGFMGVSTQNLSSDLAAQFGVDRGALVTDVTPDSPAQKAGLKSGDIITKVNDTAVNDPRMLQLAITRMPPGTEVTIAYLRDGKTATVKMKLAKLPSQSLNGDRATGGSGSDEGVLNGVTVGELDAQARSQLNIPRNVEGALITNVDPDSASAMAGLQEGDVILSLDRKPVKNAEEAVKLSEEIKGPKVVVRLWRDGNSRYIVVDESEK, via the coding sequence ATGAAAACGCGAAATTCCCTCAATCGAATCCTGCTGGTGGCGAGCCTCGCCATCGCAGGCGGCGCCGGGCTGGCGTATTGCGCGGGCGACAAGCCCGCCGAACGCGCACCCCTTAAACTGCAGGTCGATGCGAAATCGATCGACCGCTCTGACGCTCGCGCGAGCTACGCGCCCATTGTGAAGCGCGCGTCGCCGAGCGTGGTTTCCGTGTTCTCTTCCAAGAAGGTGCGCGCGAATCAAAATCTCGCGCCGTTTCTCAACGACCCGATGTTCCGGCGCTTCTTCGGGGTGCCCGACGACCGCGGCGGCCGGGGCGGACCCGGTCCGCGCGATTCGATCGAGAACAGCCTCGGCTCCGGCGTCATCCTGTCGAAGGACGGCTACATTGTGACGAACAACCACGTCATCGACGGCGCGGATGAAGTGAAGATCGCCATCGGCGATCCGCGGCAGGAATACAAGGCGACGGTCGTGGGCCGCGATCCGAAGACGGATGTCGCGGTCTTGAAGGTCGACGCCAAGGATCTTTCTCCGGCGACGTTGGGCGACAGCGATCAACTGCAGGTCGGCGACGTGGTGCTCGCGATCGGCAATCCCTTTGGCCTCACCTCGACGGTGACGACCGGCATCGTGAGCGCGCTCGGGCGCGGCGGCCTCGGCATCGAGACCTACGAAGACTTCATTCAGACCGATGCGGCGATCAATCCCGGCAACTCCGGCGGCGCGCTGCTGGACTCGCAAGGCCGCGTGATCGGCTTGAACACCGCCATCCTCAGCCGCACGGGCGGCTCCAACGGCGTGGGCTTTGCGATTCCGATCAACCTCGTGCGCTCCGTCGTCGAGCAACTCGTGAGCACGGGCCGCGTTGACCGCGGGTTCATGGGCGTGAGCACGCAAAACCTCTCGTCGGATCTGGCGGCGCAATTTGGCGTCGATCGCGGCGCGCTGGTGACGGATGTGACGCCCGACAGCCCGGCGCAGAAGGCGGGTTTGAAGAGCGGCGACATTATTACGAAGGTCAACGACACCGCGGTGAACGATCCGCGCATGCTGCAATTGGCCATCACGCGGATGCCTCCGGGCACTGAGGTGACGATCGCGTATCTGCGCGACGGCAAGACGGCGACGGTGAAGATGAAGCTCGCGAAACTCCCATCGCAATCGCTCAACGGCGATCGCGCGACGGGTGGCAGCGGCAGCGATGAAGGCGTGCTGAACGGCGTGACGGTGGGCGAGTTGGACGCGCAGGCGCGTTCGCAGCTCAACATCCCGCGCAACGTCGAAGGTGCGCTCATCACGAACGTCGATCCGGACAGTGCTTCGGCGATGGCGGGTCTGCAGGAGGGCGACGTGATTCTGAGCCTCGACCGCAAGCCGGTGAAAAACGCCGAGGAAGCGGTGAAGCTCAGCGAGGAAATCAAGGGCCCGAAAGTCGTCGTGCGCCTGTGGCGCGACGGCAACAGCCGCTACATCGTCGTCGACGAAAGCGAAAAGTAG
- a CDS encoding efflux RND transporter periplasmic adaptor subunit gives METAPATSPARPRRRSRHLPWLAAAVLLALIVAGLWPAALPVELAPAARGPLTVTVNEVGMTRVKNRYVISSPVAGHLRRIAWKAGAPVIAGQTVLAVLETNAADFLDARSLAQAEARTQAMQAAREQAAAQLARATAAARLAHTDFTRAQRLFAQRSLSQQELDTATLHDTTAAADQRAAEFGLKVADYELAQARAVLDRGQPATDPASSPPPLVLTSPVNGRVLRVLQESERVVPAGLPLLEVGDPTDLEARIEVLSRDGVAIQPGAQVALDRWGGAAPLNGRVRLVEPSAFTKISALGVEEQRVYVIVDFTDPVEKRATLGDAYRVEARIVTWSGTDVLRVPSGALFQRGTAWQTFVADGHRARLRAITPGHSNGLETEILSGLKAGEKVIVYPGDKIADGVRITELQVAP, from the coding sequence ATGGAAACCGCTCCCGCTACTTCGCCCGCCCGCCCGCGCCGACGCTCGCGTCACCTCCCGTGGCTCGCCGCCGCCGTGCTGCTCGCGCTCATCGTCGCCGGCCTGTGGCCCGCCGCCCTCCCCGTCGAACTCGCCCCCGCCGCCCGCGGCCCCCTCACCGTCACCGTCAACGAAGTGGGCATGACCCGCGTGAAAAACCGCTACGTCATCTCCAGCCCCGTCGCCGGCCACCTGCGCCGGATCGCATGGAAAGCCGGCGCGCCCGTCATCGCCGGCCAAACCGTGCTCGCGGTCCTCGAAACCAACGCCGCCGATTTTCTCGACGCCCGCTCCCTCGCGCAGGCCGAAGCCCGCACGCAAGCCATGCAAGCCGCCCGCGAACAAGCCGCCGCGCAACTCGCCCGCGCCACGGCCGCCGCCCGCCTCGCGCACACCGACTTCACCCGCGCCCAACGCCTCTTCGCGCAACGCTCGCTCTCGCAGCAGGAACTCGACACCGCCACCCTCCACGACACCACCGCCGCGGCCGATCAACGCGCCGCCGAATTCGGCCTCAAAGTCGCCGACTACGAACTCGCGCAGGCCCGCGCCGTCCTCGATCGCGGCCAGCCCGCGACCGACCCCGCCTCGTCGCCGCCACCCTTGGTGCTCACCTCTCCCGTCAACGGCCGCGTGTTGCGCGTCCTGCAGGAAAGCGAACGCGTCGTGCCCGCCGGCCTCCCGCTGCTTGAAGTCGGCGATCCCACCGATCTCGAAGCCCGCATCGAAGTTCTCTCGCGCGATGGCGTCGCGATCCAGCCCGGCGCGCAAGTCGCGCTGGACCGCTGGGGCGGCGCCGCGCCGCTCAACGGCCGCGTGCGCCTCGTCGAGCCGTCCGCGTTCACCAAAATCTCCGCCCTCGGCGTGGAAGAGCAACGCGTCTACGTCATCGTTGATTTCACCGATCCCGTGGAAAAACGCGCCACGCTGGGCGACGCCTATCGCGTCGAAGCGCGCATCGTCACCTGGTCCGGCACCGACGTCCTGCGCGTGCCCTCCGGCGCCCTATTCCAACGCGGCACCGCCTGGCAGACCTTCGTGGCCGACGGCCATCGCGCCCGGCTGCGCGCCATCACGCCCGGCCATTCGAACGGCCTTGAAACTGAAATCCTCTCCGGCCTGAAAGCAGGCGAAAAGGTTATCGTCTATCCCGGCGACAAAATCGCCGACGGCGTGCGCATCACCGAACTGCAAGTCGCGCCCTGA
- a CDS encoding aldo/keto reductase: MRTRPLGRTGLAVSTIGFGGSPIGSVFRPVSQTEAEAAVRTALDAGINYFDTSPYYGATAAETALGRALRGVPRECYVLATKAGRYGGPATFDFSAARVTAGVDESLARLGCGHIDLLQVHDLEFGARDQIVEETLPALQRLREAGKIRGIGITGLPLTALRAVWERARDHIDAVLSYCHLTLSDDTFLPWARELRAAGVGVINAAPLAMGLLTNAGPPAWHPAPEPVRTAAASAAEWCRARGVDMADLALSDALARDDVDCTVIGFASAAEVTRAVAALTREPDPALSRAVKAMFDPVRNVTWPSGRAENN, translated from the coding sequence ATGCGCACACGACCCCTAGGTCGCACGGGTTTGGCGGTCTCCACGATCGGCTTCGGCGGTTCGCCGATCGGCAGCGTGTTTCGCCCGGTGTCGCAGACGGAGGCGGAAGCGGCGGTGCGGACGGCGCTCGACGCGGGAATAAATTATTTCGACACGTCGCCCTATTACGGCGCGACGGCGGCGGAGACGGCGTTGGGCCGGGCGTTGCGCGGCGTGCCGCGGGAATGCTATGTGCTGGCGACGAAGGCGGGGCGATACGGAGGGCCGGCGACGTTCGATTTCAGCGCGGCGCGGGTGACGGCGGGCGTGGACGAAAGCCTGGCGCGGCTCGGTTGCGGGCACATCGACCTGTTGCAGGTGCACGATCTGGAATTTGGCGCGCGCGACCAAATCGTGGAGGAGACGTTGCCGGCGCTGCAGCGGCTGCGCGAAGCGGGGAAGATCCGTGGCATCGGCATCACGGGGCTGCCACTCACGGCGTTGCGGGCGGTGTGGGAACGGGCGCGCGACCACATCGACGCGGTGCTGAGCTATTGTCACCTGACGTTGAGCGACGACACGTTTCTGCCTTGGGCGCGGGAGTTGCGAGCGGCTGGTGTCGGCGTGATCAACGCGGCGCCGCTTGCGATGGGATTGCTCACGAACGCGGGCCCGCCCGCGTGGCATCCGGCCCCGGAGCCGGTGCGGACGGCGGCGGCGAGTGCGGCGGAATGGTGCCGCGCGCGGGGCGTGGACATGGCGGATCTGGCGTTGAGCGATGCCTTGGCGCGCGACGATGTGGATTGCACGGTGATCGGTTTCGCGAGTGCGGCGGAAGTGACGCGCGCGGTGGCGGCCCTGACGCGCGAGCCGGACCCGGCGTTGTCGCGCGCAGTGAAAGCGATGTTCGACCCGGTGCGCAACGTCACCTGGCCGAGCGGGCGGGCGGAAAACAATTGA
- a CDS encoding aldo/keto reductase, producing MVDPTFRFSRPACQATLAPSTRLVELGLGGARLALGLAGLGGAWGAVDEGEARETLRAALAAGVTVFDVAPAYGRGEELLGAALATWRGQRPIISTKVGRIAASGALELAFDFSPAGMRTSVERSLAALGVERIDLLFLHEPDHVPREERPRVAATLRQLRADGLARRIGLAGGDGAAWDGLLEGEGVDVVMLFRRLDACVLDGAREEVPRLRRAGVATYGASPLHMGLLGGRFEEFIQERPHWVWPAALARAERLKVLAEATGLALPTLAHRFAFSLAGLDRVVIGARNVRELQAALTDFAAGPLPEDLFQRVVAATG from the coding sequence ATGGTCGATCCGACATTTCGGTTTTCTCGTCCTGCGTGTCAGGCGACACTTGCGCCGTCCACGCGATTGGTGGAGCTGGGGCTGGGCGGGGCGCGATTGGCGTTGGGACTGGCGGGGTTGGGCGGCGCGTGGGGGGCGGTGGACGAGGGCGAAGCGCGGGAGACGTTGCGCGCGGCGCTGGCGGCGGGCGTGACGGTGTTCGACGTGGCGCCGGCTTACGGACGCGGCGAGGAGTTGCTGGGCGCGGCGTTGGCGACGTGGCGCGGACAGCGTCCGATCATCAGCACGAAGGTCGGGCGCATCGCGGCGAGCGGCGCGTTGGAACTGGCGTTCGACTTTTCGCCGGCGGGAATGCGGACGTCGGTGGAACGCAGCCTCGCGGCGCTGGGCGTTGAGCGGATCGATCTGCTTTTTCTGCATGAACCGGATCATGTGCCGCGCGAGGAGCGCCCGCGGGTTGCGGCCACGCTGCGGCAGTTGCGGGCGGACGGGCTCGCGCGGCGGATCGGCCTCGCGGGCGGCGACGGTGCGGCGTGGGACGGCCTGTTGGAGGGCGAAGGCGTTGACGTGGTGATGTTGTTTCGGCGGCTCGATGCCTGCGTGCTCGATGGGGCGCGCGAGGAGGTGCCGAGGTTGCGGCGCGCTGGCGTGGCCACGTATGGCGCGAGCCCGCTGCACATGGGTTTGTTGGGCGGGCGATTTGAGGAGTTCATTCAGGAACGTCCGCACTGGGTGTGGCCTGCGGCGCTGGCGCGCGCGGAGCGATTGAAGGTGCTGGCGGAGGCAACCGGGCTGGCGCTGCCGACCCTCGCGCATCGTTTCGCCTTCAGCCTCGCGGGGCTCGATCGGGTCGTGATCGGTGCGCGCAACGTGCGCGAGTTGCAGGCGGCGTTGACGGATTTCGCGGCCGGGCCGTTGCCGGAGGATTTGTTTCAACGGGTCGTGGCGGCTACGGGCTGA